A single genomic interval of Psychroserpens sp. NJDZ02 harbors:
- a CDS encoding succinate dehydrogenase/fumarate reductase iron-sulfur subunit, with translation MNLTLKIWRQKNASDKGKMVDYKVTDISPDMSFLEMLDVLNEQLINNDEEPVAFDHDCREGICGMCSLYINGEAHGPDRGVTTCQLHMRMFKDGDTITIEPFRATAFPVVKDLVVDRGAFDRIQHAGGFISVNTSGNTIDANAIPVNKHDADDAFSAATCIGCGACVASCKNSSAMLFVGAKVSQFALLPQGKIEATDRVLNMVKQMDEEGFGNCTNTGACEVECPKGISLENIARMNREYLSASLKG, from the coding sequence ATGAATTTAACACTTAAGATTTGGCGTCAAAAAAACGCAAGTGATAAAGGGAAAATGGTAGACTATAAAGTTACCGATATCTCACCAGATATGTCTTTCCTTGAAATGTTAGATGTTTTAAACGAACAACTAATTAATAACGATGAAGAACCCGTAGCCTTTGATCACGATTGTCGTGAGGGTATTTGCGGAATGTGTTCTTTATATATTAACGGAGAAGCTCATGGACCTGATCGTGGTGTAACAACCTGTCAGTTACACATGCGTATGTTTAAAGATGGCGATACAATTACTATCGAGCCATTTAGAGCAACAGCGTTTCCTGTAGTAAAAGATTTAGTAGTTGATAGAGGTGCTTTTGATCGTATCCAACATGCTGGAGGATTTATATCTGTAAACACATCTGGAAACACAATCGATGCTAATGCAATACCAGTAAACAAACATGATGCAGATGATGCTTTTTCAGCAGCAACGTGTATTGGTTGTGGGGCTTGTGTCGCCTCTTGTAAAAACTCGTCAGCAATGTTATTTGTTGGTGCTAAAGTTTCTCAATTTGCCTTATTACCACAAGGTAAAATTGAAGCTACAGATCGTGTGTTAAACATGGTTAAGCAAATGGATGAAGAAGGTTTTGGTAACTGTACCAATACTGGCGCTTGTGAAGTGGAATGTCCTAAAGGAATTTCTTTAGAGAATATTGCACGTATGAATCGTGAGTATTTATCTGCAAGTTTAAAAGGATAA
- a CDS encoding fumarate reductase/succinate dehydrogenase flavoprotein subunit produces MSLDSKVPQGPIKDKWTDYKNHIDLVNPANKRNIDVIVVGTGLAGGSAAATLAELGYNVKAFCFQDSPRRAHSIAAQGGINAAKNYQGDGDSTYRLFYDTVKGGDYRSREANVYRLAEVSANIIDQCVAQGVPFAREYGGLLDNRSFGGVLVSRTFYAAGQTGQQLLLGAYSAMNRQIGRGKIKMYNRHEMLDVVKVDGKARGIITRNLITGEIERHSAHAVVLGTGGYGNVFFLSTNAMGSNVTAAWKAHKRGAYFANPCYTQIHPTCIPVSGDHQSKLTLMSESLRNDGRIWVPKHMKDVEAIKTGTLKPRELAEEDRDYYLERRYPAFGNLVPRDVASRAAKERCDAGFGVNATGEAVFLDFASAIQRYGKETAHVKGLDENDAVLVKKLGQEVIKNKYGNLFQMYEKIVDQDPYNTPMMIYPAVHYTMGGVWVDYNLMTTVPGLYCIGEANFSDHGANRLGASALMQGLADGYFVLPYTIGDYLSNDIRTGAISTDTKEFEEAEKEVREKLEFFVTNKGSHSVDYFHKKLGKIMWNKVGMSRNVKGLTEAIAEIKALRDQFWKEVKVPGTNEEFNEELAKAGRVADFLELGELFAKDALNREESCGGHFREDSVELDGEQKGEALRNDKDFAYVSAWEYKGEPSDAVLHKEELEFKDIELKQRSYK; encoded by the coding sequence ATGAGTTTAGATTCAAAAGTACCTCAAGGTCCAATTAAAGATAAGTGGACGGATTATAAAAATCATATCGACTTAGTAAACCCTGCTAACAAACGTAACATTGATGTTATTGTGGTTGGTACTGGATTAGCGGGTGGATCGGCTGCTGCAACTTTAGCAGAGCTAGGATATAATGTAAAAGCATTTTGCTTTCAAGATTCTCCAAGACGTGCGCATTCAATTGCAGCACAAGGAGGAATTAACGCAGCAAAAAATTACCAAGGTGATGGTGACTCAACTTACAGATTGTTTTATGATACTGTAAAAGGAGGAGATTACCGTTCTCGTGAAGCAAACGTGTATCGTTTGGCTGAGGTATCTGCAAATATAATTGACCAATGTGTTGCTCAAGGGGTTCCTTTTGCACGTGAGTATGGTGGATTATTGGATAACCGTTCGTTTGGTGGTGTATTAGTATCACGTACTTTTTACGCAGCTGGACAAACAGGACAACAATTATTATTAGGAGCGTATTCTGCTATGAACCGTCAAATTGGTCGTGGTAAAATCAAAATGTACAACCGTCACGAAATGTTAGACGTTGTTAAGGTTGATGGAAAAGCGCGTGGTATTATAACACGTAACTTAATTACTGGAGAAATTGAAAGACATTCAGCTCACGCTGTGGTTCTTGGAACTGGTGGTTATGGTAACGTTTTCTTCTTATCTACTAACGCGATGGGAAGTAATGTAACAGCAGCATGGAAAGCACACAAACGTGGGGCTTACTTTGCAAACCCTTGTTATACACAAATTCACCCAACATGTATTCCAGTTTCTGGAGATCATCAGTCTAAACTAACGTTAATGTCTGAGTCTTTACGTAATGATGGACGTATTTGGGTACCAAAACACATGAAAGATGTTGAGGCTATTAAAACTGGGACATTAAAACCTAGAGAATTAGCTGAAGAAGATAGAGATTACTACCTAGAGCGTCGTTATCCTGCATTCGGAAACTTAGTGCCTCGTGATGTTGCCTCTCGTGCAGCAAAAGAGCGTTGTGATGCTGGTTTTGGAGTGAATGCAACTGGAGAAGCTGTATTCTTAGATTTTGCTTCTGCAATTCAACGTTACGGTAAAGAAACTGCTCACGTTAAAGGTTTAGACGAAAATGATGCTGTTCTTGTTAAAAAGTTAGGACAAGAAGTTATCAAAAATAAATACGGAAACTTATTTCAAATGTATGAGAAGATCGTAGATCAAGATCCATACAACACACCAATGATGATTTATCCAGCGGTACACTACACAATGGGTGGTGTTTGGGTAGATTATAACTTAATGACAACCGTTCCTGGTTTATACTGTATTGGAGAGGCTAATTTCTCTGACCATGGTGCTAATAGACTTGGGGCTTCTGCTTTAATGCAAGGGTTAGCAGATGGTTATTTTGTATTACCATATACTATTGGTGACTACTTATCTAACGATATCCGTACGGGAGCAATTTCTACGGACACAAAAGAGTTTGAAGAGGCTGAAAAAGAAGTACGTGAGAAACTAGAGTTCTTCGTAACTAATAAAGGGTCTCATTCTGTAGATTATTTCCATAAGAAATTAGGGAAAATCATGTGGAACAAAGTAGGGATGTCTAGAAATGTAAAAGGATTAACAGAAGCTATTGCTGAAATCAAAGCATTAAGAGATCAATTCTGGAAAGAAGTTAAAGTGCCTGGAACTAATGAAGAGTTTAACGAAGAGCTTGCAAAAGCTGGTCGTGTAGCTGATTTCTTAGAGTTAGGAGAGTTATTTGCTAAAGATGCATTAAACAGAGAAGAATCTTGTGGAGGTCACTTTAGAGAGGATTCTGTGGAGTTAGACGGAGAGCAAAAAGGAGAAGCATTACGTAATGATAAAGATTTTGCATACGTGTCTGCTTGGGAGTACAAAGGAGAACCTAGTGATGCTGTTTTACATAAAGAGGAACTAGAGTTTAAGGATATCGAATTAAAACAAAGAAGTTATAAATAA
- a CDS encoding succinate dehydrogenase cytochrome b subunit: protein MSGILNSSIGRKFAMALSAFFLMFFLLQHFSINILSVFSPETFNEVSHFMGTFPLVQYALQPVLIFGVVFHFVMGFVLEIKNNKARQISYAKNNGGANSSWMSRNMIWSGLAILAFVCLHFYDFWFPELNTKFIVGDMSGLVDPNNADSGFRYYEELQHKFVDLWRVVLYVVAFVFLALHLLHGFDSAFQSVGANNKYTKGLKRFSKIYAIGIPLGFIFIAVFHFLNH from the coding sequence ATGAGCGGAATTTTAAATTCTTCAATAGGAAGAAAGTTTGCGATGGCACTTTCGGCATTCTTTCTAATGTTTTTTTTACTTCAACATTTTTCAATAAACATACTTTCGGTATTTAGTCCAGAGACTTTTAACGAGGTGTCTCACTTTATGGGGACCTTTCCGTTAGTGCAATATGCATTACAACCCGTTTTGATTTTCGGAGTTGTGTTTCACTTTGTAATGGGATTTGTTTTAGAAATTAAAAACAACAAAGCAAGACAAATCAGTTATGCCAAAAACAATGGTGGTGCAAATTCTTCTTGGATGAGCAGAAACATGATTTGGAGCGGATTAGCTATTTTAGCATTCGTTTGTCTTCACTTTTACGATTTCTGGTTTCCAGAATTAAATACCAAATTTATTGTTGGTGATATGTCAGGTCTTGTAGATCCGAACAACGCAGATAGCGGGTTTAGATACTATGAAGAGCTACAACACAAATTTGTGGATCTATGGAGAGTCGTGCTTTACGTCGTTGCATTTGTCTTCTTAGCACTACACTTATTACACGGTTTTGATTCGGCTTTTCAGTCGGTGGGAGCAAATAACAAATACACAAAAGGATTAAAAAGATTTAGTAAAATTTATGCAATCGGGATTCCATTAGGATTCATTTTTATTGCAGTGTTTCACTTTTTAAACCACTAA
- a CDS encoding alpha/beta hydrolase-fold protein, with amino-acid sequence MKPLAIVILVFFITTTSCKKQVVISGESYTAMVEAAYQLSVDKDSLQQVDALEMYEKAFAKFPDSITDYSIYEASVVASEIKAFDKAFSYLERTAKLVEDEMGFPGWDYILGEYADEDYKNLMEDSRWIALYETALNDKEQFFERLKAEEKEFFNTSKNEDLAVFEGDELYQHLKTSNNYLPKKQQDYSIALKINDTASTSYFVHLPKSYTPSKKYAVLFYLHGALRYNELSAFETKLNLMYDNSRYTKRADANNVILVFPKGNKDFNWMLKDEGFFMVPEIVKQLKSALNIDDNKVFVSGHSNGATGSFSYLMKQPTAFAGFYGFNTYPKVFTGGTFIKNVLSRSFINFSTDQDYYYPPNANDSLNVLMADLKADYKDYRYNGFPHWFPAFEDSEPAYDILFEDLLQRKRQPFPKTIQWEFDDNAYGNLDWISDAKLDTATVEKAWHKTANFDIVKWLKLDKNDSVVTVDVHQKAFDFPRASGKIVASFEDNQFTVKVSRIGAFSINISPEMVDLNRSVKVVLNGELVFDEVLTYDKQFMLEQWHANLDRAQLWVNHIRVNVE; translated from the coding sequence ATGAAACCATTAGCTATTGTTATACTAGTTTTTTTTATAACTACAACAAGTTGTAAGAAACAGGTCGTTATTTCTGGAGAATCCTATACGGCAATGGTTGAAGCTGCTTATCAGTTGTCAGTTGATAAGGATTCATTACAACAGGTAGACGCTTTAGAAATGTATGAAAAGGCCTTTGCTAAGTTTCCTGATAGTATTACAGATTACTCTATTTATGAGGCAAGTGTTGTTGCGAGTGAGATTAAAGCGTTTGATAAGGCTTTTAGTTATCTTGAGCGCACCGCTAAATTGGTGGAAGATGAGATGGGATTTCCGGGTTGGGATTATATTTTAGGTGAGTATGCTGACGAGGATTACAAAAATCTAATGGAAGATAGTCGATGGATCGCGTTATATGAGACAGCCTTAAATGATAAGGAACAGTTTTTTGAAAGGTTGAAGGCAGAAGAGAAAGAGTTTTTTAACACCAGTAAAAATGAAGATTTAGCTGTTTTTGAGGGTGACGAGCTTTATCAGCATCTTAAAACGTCTAATAATTACTTGCCAAAGAAACAACAAGACTATTCTATTGCGCTAAAAATAAATGATACCGCTAGCACGTCTTATTTTGTGCATTTACCAAAATCATATACACCGAGTAAGAAATATGCAGTCTTGTTTTATTTACATGGCGCCTTACGGTATAACGAGTTGTCTGCGTTTGAAACAAAGCTTAATTTAATGTATGATAATAGTCGATATACTAAAAGAGCGGATGCTAACAATGTTATTTTGGTATTCCCTAAAGGCAATAAAGACTTTAATTGGATGCTTAAGGATGAGGGTTTTTTTATGGTGCCCGAAATTGTGAAGCAATTGAAATCGGCATTAAATATCGACGATAATAAAGTGTTTGTTTCGGGGCATTCTAATGGGGCGACGGGGTCTTTTTCTTACCTGATGAAACAGCCGACTGCTTTTGCTGGATTTTATGGGTTTAATACGTATCCCAAAGTATTTACAGGTGGTACTTTTATTAAAAATGTCCTATCGCGGTCTTTTATAAATTTTTCTACGGATCAAGATTACTATTATCCACCCAATGCAAATGATAGTCTCAATGTGCTAATGGCCGATTTAAAAGCCGATTATAAAGATTATCGTTATAATGGTTTTCCGCATTGGTTTCCCGCATTTGAAGACTCAGAGCCAGCCTACGATATTCTATTTGAAGATCTGTTGCAACGAAAAAGACAACCGTTTCCAAAAACTATTCAATGGGAGTTTGATGATAATGCTTATGGTAATCTCGATTGGATTAGCGATGCTAAATTAGACACGGCTACTGTTGAGAAAGCATGGCATAAAACAGCTAATTTTGATATTGTAAAGTGGTTAAAATTAGATAAAAACGATAGTGTGGTAACAGTGGATGTCCATCAGAAAGCCTTTGATTTTCCAAGAGCATCAGGTAAGATCGTGGCCAGTTTTGAAGATAATCAGTTTACTGTAAAAGTGTCCCGAATTGGTGCGTTTTCAATAAATATTTCGCCAGAAATGGTTGATTTAAATAGGTCTGTTAAGGTTGTTTTGAATGGGGAGTTGGTTTTTGATGAGGTGTTAACTTATGATAAGCAATTTATGTTGGAACAATGGCATGCTAACCTGGATCGAGCGCAGTTGTGGGTCAATCATATTCGTGTTAATGTCGAGTAA
- a CDS encoding glycosyl hydrolase, which produces MTTMNFRFILSLFIVCSVSAQQSLLTEKAQLQASSIVKNIPFTNIGPTVMSGRVVDLAVNPDNPTEFYVGYASGGVWHTTNNGTTFVPILDGAQTQNVGTLAVDWNTRTLWVGTGENNASRSSYAGVGMLKSNDNGDNWEFVGLPNSQHIGRILINPNNVNEVIVGVTGALYSKSEDRGVYKTKDGGKTWVKTLYIDDSSGIIDMQQASNDFNTLFATSWTKDRKAWNFDGSGNNSAIYKSTDAGDTWVKVSTEASGFPTGNGVGRIGLAVYDNNIVYAIHDSQFRRPSSGNKTTTRGLQKDDFKTMSAADFLNLEDKKLNGFLRMNGFQEKYRAANVKQMVRGGHVKPADLAHYLEDANSMLFDTPVIGAEVYKSTNGGQTWVKTHDDYLDDLYYSYGYYFGHIHVSPVDQNAIYVYGVPILKSKDGGKTFTSISAENVHADHHALWINPKNPAHLVNGNDGGVNITYDDGANWIKNNSPSVGQFYAINVDNQKPYQVYGGLQDNGVWVGPHDAKEDKSWEQSGAYPWKSIMGGDGMQIEIDNRNTDIVYTGYQFGNYFRLNRDTDEQTYIQPKHELGEKPYRFNWQTPIHLSRHNQDILYLGGNKLMRSLDQGNTWTAISDDLTQGGKEGNVAYGTIATISESPLEFGLLYVGSDDGLIHVSKNQGATWEVISSNLPNDLWVTRVVASKHKKERVYATLNGCRFDDFGTYVYKSDDYGQTWTSISSNIPKSPVNVIIEDQVKENILYLGTDNGAYVSFDNGAAWSAFSKNLPAVAVHDIKMQADTNDLLLGTHGRGIYKTNVLPFQQFDSEKVVSSPMTIFDLDAIRYYKRWGNSWSKWMAPLEPSTTITLFSATSGEKEVKILSENNKEVQHFSVAIDKGFNFIAYDLTINENGRKALMKENTAIDINKAKNDKYYIPKGKYLVKIDGDVKEFEVE; this is translated from the coding sequence ATGACAACTATGAATTTTAGATTTATTTTATCTCTTTTTATTGTGTGTTCCGTTAGTGCGCAACAATCGTTATTAACAGAAAAAGCACAGTTACAAGCTAGCTCGATAGTCAAAAATATACCCTTTACAAACATAGGGCCAACCGTTATGAGTGGTCGTGTGGTGGATTTGGCGGTTAATCCTGATAATCCAACCGAGTTTTATGTGGGTTACGCATCAGGAGGGGTTTGGCATACCACAAATAACGGGACAACATTTGTGCCTATTTTAGATGGTGCTCAAACTCAAAATGTGGGAACGCTTGCTGTCGATTGGAATACTAGAACACTATGGGTTGGTACAGGAGAAAATAATGCTTCGCGATCGTCTTATGCTGGTGTTGGGATGCTTAAATCTAATGATAATGGTGATAATTGGGAGTTTGTTGGGTTGCCTAATTCGCAACATATTGGTCGTATTTTGATTAATCCTAATAATGTTAATGAGGTGATTGTTGGTGTAACTGGTGCGTTATATTCTAAATCGGAAGATCGTGGGGTTTACAAAACTAAAGATGGTGGAAAAACTTGGGTTAAAACATTATACATTGATGATTCAAGCGGAATAATAGATATGCAACAAGCGTCAAACGATTTTAATACCCTATTTGCAACGTCTTGGACTAAGGATAGAAAAGCGTGGAATTTTGATGGTAGCGGTAATAATTCTGCGATTTATAAAAGTACGGATGCAGGCGATACATGGGTAAAAGTGTCTACAGAAGCTAGTGGATTTCCTACAGGTAATGGTGTGGGGCGTATTGGATTGGCAGTTTACGATAATAATATTGTTTATGCAATACACGATAGTCAATTTAGGCGTCCGTCAAGCGGAAATAAAACCACGACAAGAGGATTGCAAAAAGATGATTTTAAAACCATGAGTGCTGCCGATTTTTTAAACCTTGAAGATAAAAAGCTAAATGGGTTTTTAAGAATGAATGGGTTTCAGGAAAAATATAGAGCGGCTAATGTCAAGCAAATGGTGCGTGGTGGTCATGTTAAACCAGCCGATTTGGCGCATTATTTAGAAGATGCCAATTCTATGTTGTTTGATACACCAGTGATTGGTGCTGAGGTTTATAAAAGTACAAACGGTGGACAAACTTGGGTAAAGACGCACGACGATTACCTAGATGATTTATATTATAGTTATGGGTATTATTTTGGGCACATACACGTGTCTCCAGTCGATCAAAATGCTATTTATGTGTATGGCGTGCCTATTTTAAAGTCTAAAGATGGTGGTAAAACATTTACCTCTATTAGTGCAGAAAATGTACATGCGGATCACCACGCCCTTTGGATTAATCCAAAAAATCCTGCGCATTTAGTGAATGGAAATGATGGTGGTGTTAATATTACTTATGATGATGGTGCTAATTGGATAAAAAATAACTCGCCGTCAGTAGGTCAGTTTTATGCCATTAATGTAGATAATCAAAAACCATATCAGGTCTATGGTGGTTTGCAAGATAATGGTGTTTGGGTTGGTCCGCATGACGCTAAAGAAGACAAAAGCTGGGAACAGAGTGGCGCGTATCCATGGAAAAGTATAATGGGTGGCGATGGCATGCAAATCGAGATTGATAATCGAAATACCGATATCGTGTATACGGGTTATCAGTTTGGGAATTATTTTAGATTGAATAGAGACACTGACGAGCAAACTTACATTCAACCAAAACATGAATTAGGTGAAAAGCCATACCGTTTTAATTGGCAAACCCCAATCCATTTGTCGCGTCATAATCAGGATATTTTATATTTAGGAGGTAACAAATTAATGCGTTCTTTAGATCAGGGTAATACTTGGACAGCCATAAGTGACGACTTAACACAAGGCGGAAAAGAAGGAAACGTGGCTTATGGTACCATAGCGACGATTAGCGAATCGCCGTTGGAGTTTGGATTGTTGTATGTGGGTAGTGATGATGGTTTAATCCATGTGAGTAAAAATCAAGGGGCTACTTGGGAGGTTATATCTTCTAATTTACCTAACGATTTATGGGTGACACGTGTGGTGGCTTCAAAACATAAAAAGGAACGTGTGTATGCGACTTTAAATGGGTGTCGATTTGATGACTTTGGGACTTATGTGTATAAGAGTGATGATTATGGTCAAACGTGGACGTCTATTAGTTCAAATATTCCAAAATCTCCAGTAAATGTTATTATTGAAGATCAGGTCAAAGAAAACATCTTGTATTTAGGAACGGATAATGGAGCATATGTTAGTTTTGATAATGGTGCCGCATGGAGTGCTTTTTCAAAGAACTTACCGGCAGTGGCTGTGCATGATATAAAAATGCAAGCGGATACTAACGATTTGTTGTTGGGGACGCACGGTAGAGGGATTTATAAAACCAATGTTTTACCTTTTCAACAATTTGACTCTGAAAAGGTTGTAAGTAGTCCAATGACTATTTTTGATTTGGATGCGATTAGGTATTATAAGCGTTGGGGAAATTCATGGAGTAAATGGATGGCGCCACTTGAGCCAAGTACGACTATTACATTGTTTAGTGCTACTTCTGGTGAAAAAGAGGTTAAAATATTGTCCGAGAATAATAAGGAGGTACAGCATTTTTCAGTAGCTATAGATAAAGGGTTTAATTTTATTGCTTACGATTTAACTATAAATGAAAACGGAAGAAAGGCTTTGATGAAAGAGAATACGGCTATCGATATCAATAAAGCTAAGAATGATAAATATTATATTCCTAAAGGGAAATACCTGGTTAAAATTGATGGTGATGTAAAGGAGTTTGAAGTAGAGTAA